The nucleotide window TCAGGCTAAACAAGAGGCGTTGGAGGCCATTGAGCTCAGGAAAATTTGTAAACCTTACAAGGGCCGGATTGAGACCTATATTTACCCGCCCTATGAATTCCTGGCCGTGGATTCTTTGCTGACGAATTTTCATTTGCCGCGCACCACCCTCTTGATGCTGGTGAGTGCTTTTGCGGGGACCGAGCTCGTGCGCCGCGCTTATGCGGAGGCCGTTGAGCAGAAGTATCGATTCTATTCTTACGGCGACGCGATGCTGATCATTTAAGCGCGCACTTACAGGGACAGTTCTTACGCCCGATTCTCTGAATGGAAAAAGAACTGTCCCTGGCACTAAGCCAGACAAATGAGATGCCATGAGTTTTGAAATTTTGAATAGAGACACCGGCACCCTTGCGCGGTGCGGCCGGTTGAATACGCGCCGGGGTGGGATCGAGACGCCGGCTTTTATGCCCGTGGCCACCTCTGCTGCGCTCAAGACCTTTGGCAGCTGGGAAATCGAGCAACTGGGTGCGAGCGTGATCCTTTCCAATGCGTACCACCTCTACTTGAGGCCCGGTTTGGAGATCCTGGAAAGCGCGGGAGGCCTCCACCCCTTTATGGGTTGGGACAAGCCGGTTCTTACGGACAGCGGGGGCTACCAAGTTTTTAGCCTGGCCTCGATGGTCAAGGTGGAGGAAGAGGGAATCCACTTCAATGCCCACTTTGACGGCAGCCGCCATTTTTTGCGGCCTGAGGACGTGATCGATATTCAGGAATGTATCGGCAGCGATATCTGGATGCCCCTGGACCATCTGGTGGGGCACCCCAGCGATCGAAACAAGGTGGTTGACGCCACCGACCGGACGGCGCGCTGGGCCCAGCGTTCGCTGGAGTATTACCGCCGCAAAGCTAATCTTTTGGATCCGGAACAGCGGCCTCTGCATTTCGGCATCGTGCAGGGCGGCGAGTACCCGGACTTGCGGATCACGAGTGCGCGGCAGATTGTGTCGCTGGGTTTCGACGGCTATGCGATCGGAGGCCTGAGCGTGGGCGAGGACAAGCCTGTGCTGTGGGAAAAACTCGAGGCCTCGGTCGTGGAACTGCCGCAAAACGCGGTGCGCTACGCGATGGGCATGGGGACGCTCAGTGATTTGGTCGAGGCCGTGGCACGCGGCGTGGATCTTTTTGATTGCACCTTGCCTACGCGCTGTGGCCGCAACGGCCTGGCCTTCACGCGCCAGGGCAAGCTCGTGGTCCGGGATTCGCCCTACAAGCTTGACAACAGTCCTTTGGACGAGGGTTGTGAGTGTCTGGTTTGCCGGAGGTACAGCCGTTCTTACCTCAGGCATTTGTTCAATACCAAAGAGGTCTTAGGACCCCGGCTGGTTTCCTGGCACAATGTGTATACTTATTTGAGGTGGATGGAGGAGATCCGCGGCGCGATTCGCGAAAACCGGTTTGGCAATTTTCGAAACGAGGAGGCACTGTGTTTGAATCCATAGCTTATGCGCAGCAAGCAGGAGGCGGAGCGAGCGGCGCTGCGCCCAGTCCTTTGATCAGTTTTCTGCCCCTAATTTTGATTTTTCTGATCTTTTATGTGCTCTTGATCCGTCCGCAAAACAAAAAAGAGGCGGAACGCAAGAAAATGATCGACGGGATTCAGAAGAACGACGAGATTGTGACCATTGGAGGGATCCACGGCACAATCGTTAATCTGAAAGACGATGTGGTTACGGTTCGTGTCGACGAGAAAGTCCGGATCGACATAGACCGCAGTGCTGTTTCAAGGGTGGAGAAGAATCACAATAAGGACAACTAGGTCCCTGCTTCCGCGGGGATTGATAGACCGAGGAGTTAATCATAATGCAACGCAACCTACTTTGGAAATTTGTGGGTGTCCTTCTGCTGACGGGTTTCTTTATTTGGCAGGTTTGGCCGCCTCAAGAGAAGATTAATTTGGGATTGGACCTCCAGGGCGGAATGCACGTGGTTCTGCGCGTGGATACTTCGCAGTTGAACGACGATGCCAAGTCCGATGCCACAGACCGGGCCATGGAAATCGTCCGCAACCGTATTGACCAGTTTGGTGTGAGCGAACCCATTGTCCATCGCCAGGGCGATGACCACATTGTGCTCCAGCTGCCGGGTGTCATGGATCGCGATCGTGCGCTGGCGCTTATCGGCAAGACGGCAATGTTGGAGTTTCAAATGGTGGAAGAGGATATTGATCTGATCCGCCGCGCTCGGGATGGGGATGTGCCGCGCGATTACGTGTTTTTGCCCAAGGACGAGGGCGAAGGAATGATTCTGTTGGAGAGGGATGTCGTGATGACGGGCGATGCCCTGGTCAATGCCCAGGTTGAATTCGATACATCCCGCTTTAACGAGCCCTATATTGCCTTTGAACTCACGCCGGAAGCCGGCAAGAAATTTGCGCGCGTGACCCGCCGGAATGTAGGCCGCCAGTTGGCCATTATTCTGGACGGCAAGGTGGTGAGTTCGCCGGTGATCCAGAGCGAGATCCCGAGCGGCCGCGGCCAAATCACCGGGCGTTTTACCATTGACCAGGCCACGGACCTCGCGATCCAGTTGCGCGCCGGTGCGCTGCCCGCTCCCATTATTATCGAGGAAGAGCGCACGGTGGGCCCCTTGTTGGGCCAGGATTCGATCCGTGCGGGCCTGAGAGCTACTGTGGTGGGGGGAATCTTGGTGATTCTCTTCATGTGGGCCTACTATTGGGCCGCGGGTTTGGTGGCGACCGTCGCGGTTTTCCTGAACATCATCATTATTATGGGGGCTTTGGCGGCGCTTGGCGCGACCCTGACCCTGCCCGGTATTGCGGGTTTGATCCTCACGATT belongs to Candidatus Omnitrophota bacterium and includes:
- the tgt gene encoding tRNA guanosine(34) transglycosylase Tgt; protein product: MSFEILNRDTGTLARCGRLNTRRGGIETPAFMPVATSAALKTFGSWEIEQLGASVILSNAYHLYLRPGLEILESAGGLHPFMGWDKPVLTDSGGYQVFSLASMVKVEEEGIHFNAHFDGSRHFLRPEDVIDIQECIGSDIWMPLDHLVGHPSDRNKVVDATDRTARWAQRSLEYYRRKANLLDPEQRPLHFGIVQGGEYPDLRITSARQIVSLGFDGYAIGGLSVGEDKPVLWEKLEASVVELPQNAVRYAMGMGTLSDLVEAVARGVDLFDCTLPTRCGRNGLAFTRQGKLVVRDSPYKLDNSPLDEGCECLVCRRYSRSYLRHLFNTKEVLGPRLVSWHNVYTYLRWMEEIRGAIRENRFGNFRNEEALCLNP
- the yajC gene encoding preprotein translocase subunit YajC, whose product is MFESIAYAQQAGGGASGAAPSPLISFLPLILIFLIFYVLLIRPQNKKEAERKKMIDGIQKNDEIVTIGGIHGTIVNLKDDVVTVRVDEKVRIDIDRSAVSRVEKNHNKDN